The following proteins come from a genomic window of Kitasatospora sp. NBC_01246:
- a CDS encoding SGNH/GDSL hydrolase family protein, whose amino-acid sequence MPNLQETLDLSSYAALGDSFTEGLNDPGVGGAFAGWADRLAGLLADGRPPGEFRYANLAVRGRLLDQVTAEQVPQVRRIQPDLVTFCAGGNDILRPGSDPDEVAERFERAIVQLTESAGTVLICTGFDTRGVPLLKHLRGKIATYNGHMRAVADRNGCKVADLWSLRAVQDRRAWSEDRLHLSPDGHQRVALLAARSLGLRTEQDPEAPWPVLPYQSAADQRRENLQWAREFLLPWVGRRLRGESSGDHVEAKRPELLPL is encoded by the coding sequence ATGCCGAACCTCCAGGAGACTCTTGACCTCAGTTCGTACGCGGCCCTCGGGGACAGCTTCACCGAGGGGCTCAACGACCCCGGCGTCGGCGGCGCCTTCGCCGGCTGGGCCGACCGGCTCGCCGGCCTGCTCGCCGACGGACGCCCGCCGGGCGAGTTCCGCTACGCCAACCTCGCGGTGCGGGGCCGGCTGCTCGACCAGGTCACGGCGGAACAGGTGCCGCAGGTCCGGCGCATCCAGCCGGACCTGGTGACCTTCTGCGCCGGCGGCAACGACATCCTGCGACCCGGCAGCGACCCGGACGAGGTCGCCGAGCGCTTCGAGCGCGCCATCGTCCAACTCACCGAGTCCGCCGGGACGGTGCTCATCTGCACCGGCTTCGACACCCGGGGCGTGCCGCTGCTGAAGCACCTGCGCGGCAAGATCGCCACGTACAACGGCCACATGCGGGCCGTCGCCGACCGCAACGGCTGCAAGGTCGCGGACCTCTGGTCACTGCGCGCGGTGCAGGACCGCCGGGCGTGGAGCGAGGACCGCCTGCACCTCTCGCCCGACGGCCACCAGCGGGTCGCCCTGCTGGCCGCCCGCTCGCTGGGCCTGCGCACCGAGCAGGACCCGGAGGCGCCCTGGCCGGTCCTGCCGTACCAGTCCGCCGCCGACCAGCGCCGGGAGAACCTCCAGTGGGCGCGCGAGTTCCTGCTGCCGTGGGTCGGCCGCCGACTGCGCGGCGAGTCCTCCGGCGACCACGTCGAGGCGAAGCGGCCGGAGCTGCTCCCGCTCTGA
- a CDS encoding globin domain-containing protein gives MLSAKSAEIVEATLPAVGGAIGEITPLFYDTLFADHPELLRDRFNRGNQANGTQRQALAGSIAAFASALIAHPDLRPDAMLARIAQKHVSVGIRNDEYPIVQKYLFAAIVEVLGEAVTPEVAAAWDEVYWLMANALIAIEDRLRAETAAAQSGAPDDLWRRFTVIARRRETDDVTTYLVRPADDGPVPPARPGQYVSVRATMADGARQIRQYSLSGSSGGALRFTVKRVGAGADGAPAGEVSNHLHDHLHTGDVVELAPPLGDLTLADGAGPVLLASAGIGNTPMTAMLDHLAATGSPRTVISVHGDRDQHAHAFRAELDRLTAELPNAVAHVFYERPVGDWPAERTGLVDLSTVPVPAGTVAYLCGPLPFLRSVRAQLLTAGVAAADIHYEVFGPDLWLGQGA, from the coding sequence ATGCTGTCCGCCAAGTCCGCCGAGATCGTCGAAGCCACCCTGCCCGCCGTGGGCGGCGCGATCGGCGAGATCACGCCGCTCTTCTACGACACGCTCTTCGCCGACCACCCGGAGCTGCTGCGCGACCGGTTCAACCGGGGCAACCAGGCCAACGGCACCCAGCGGCAGGCGCTGGCCGGCTCGATAGCCGCCTTCGCGTCCGCCCTGATCGCCCACCCCGACCTGCGGCCGGACGCCATGCTCGCCCGGATCGCCCAGAAGCACGTCTCGGTCGGCATCCGGAACGACGAGTACCCGATCGTCCAGAAGTACCTGTTCGCCGCCATCGTCGAGGTACTCGGCGAGGCCGTCACCCCGGAGGTCGCCGCCGCCTGGGACGAGGTGTACTGGCTGATGGCCAACGCGCTGATCGCCATCGAGGACCGGCTGCGCGCCGAGACCGCCGCCGCGCAGTCGGGCGCCCCGGACGACCTCTGGCGCCGCTTCACCGTGATCGCCCGGCGCCGGGAGACCGACGACGTGACCACCTACCTGGTCCGCCCCGCCGACGACGGCCCCGTCCCGCCCGCACGGCCCGGCCAGTACGTCTCGGTGCGCGCGACGATGGCGGACGGCGCCCGGCAGATCCGCCAGTACAGCCTCTCGGGGAGCTCCGGCGGCGCGCTCCGGTTCACCGTCAAGCGGGTCGGTGCCGGGGCCGACGGGGCACCGGCCGGCGAGGTGTCCAACCACCTGCACGACCACCTGCACACCGGCGACGTCGTCGAACTCGCCCCGCCGCTCGGCGACCTCACCCTCGCCGACGGCGCCGGACCGGTGCTGCTGGCCTCGGCCGGAATCGGCAACACGCCGATGACGGCCATGCTGGACCACCTCGCCGCCACCGGCTCCCCCCGGACGGTGATCTCCGTGCACGGCGACCGGGACCAGCACGCGCACGCCTTCCGGGCCGAACTCGACCGGCTCACCGCCGAGCTGCCGAACGCCGTCGCGCACGTCTTCTACGAGCGGCCGGTGGGCGACTGGCCCGCCGAGCGCACCGGCCTGGTCGACCTCTCGACGGTGCCGGTCCCGGCCGGGACCGTCGCCTACCTGTGCGGGCCGCTGCCCTTCCTGCGCTCGGTGCGGGCCCAGCTGCTCACCGCGGGCGTGGCGGCCGCCGACATCCACTACGAGGTGTTCGGCCCCGACCTCTGGCTGGGACAGGGCGCCTGA
- a CDS encoding RrF2 family transcriptional regulator, which yields MRLTKSTDIALRIAMRLAVLDEDANPTTREVAESVGVPYTHAAKVVSRLQHLGAVEARRGRGGGLALTSAGRTGSLGALVRELEGVGDVVGCEDEPPCPLRAACRLRGALRTAQEAFFASLDPLSIDDLVGPPTGPVLLSLSGRPAG from the coding sequence GTGAGGCTGACCAAGAGCACCGACATCGCCCTCCGCATCGCCATGCGGCTGGCGGTCCTCGACGAGGACGCGAACCCGACCACCCGCGAGGTGGCCGAGTCGGTGGGCGTGCCGTACACCCACGCCGCCAAGGTCGTCAGCCGGCTCCAGCACCTCGGTGCGGTCGAGGCGAGGCGCGGGCGGGGCGGGGGCCTCGCGCTCACCTCCGCCGGCCGGACCGGCTCGCTCGGGGCGCTGGTGCGCGAGCTGGAGGGCGTCGGCGACGTGGTCGGCTGCGAGGACGAGCCGCCCTGCCCGCTACGGGCCGCCTGCCGGCTGCGCGGGGCGCTGCGGACCGCGCAGGAGGCGTTCTTCGCCTCGCTCGATCCGCTCTCGATCGACGACCTGGTCGGCCCGCCCACCGGGCCGGTCCTGCTGAGCCTCTCCGGCAGACCCGCCGGCTGA
- a CDS encoding DUF2252 domain-containing protein — translation MTQLTEAVEESGVRAEAAGRGRRFAVDGFAPHHDGRARERGKALRERIPRERHAEFATADDRPTAIAAIEASNAGRITELVPIRLGRMAATPFAFLRGSAGLMAADLAPTPTSGITAQLCGDAHAANFGLYGDARGQLVMDINDFDETVPGPWEWDLKRLAASLVLAGREVGADETTARQAAFDAAGSYRRTMRALAKLPVLDAWNAVADDQLVSFAQAHDLADALQKVGAKALGNTSARFAAKSTVRAQDGGLRFTAAPPVLSEVPDATAAAVAAALGPYVGTVPAELHPLLARYRVQDVAFRVVGTGSVGTRSYVVLLTDHREQPLVLQVKEARPSVLLPHLARAGYPVTAPEGHEGRRVVLGQKRMQVVSDTLLGWTTVDGLPYQVRQFRNRKGSVDPAALLPAQLDDYARITGALLARAHAHTADPGLITGYCGKNEELDEAVATFAVAYADRTEADHADLVTAVRAGRLPAEHGV, via the coding sequence ATGACGCAGCTCACCGAAGCGGTGGAGGAGTCCGGCGTACGGGCGGAAGCGGCCGGCCGGGGGCGGCGGTTCGCCGTCGACGGGTTCGCGCCGCACCACGACGGCCGCGCCCGCGAGCGCGGCAAGGCCCTGCGCGAGCGCATCCCGCGCGAGCGGCACGCCGAGTTCGCCACCGCCGACGACCGTCCGACCGCCATAGCGGCGATCGAGGCGTCCAACGCCGGGCGGATCACCGAGCTGGTCCCGATCCGGCTGGGCCGGATGGCGGCCACGCCGTTCGCCTTCCTGCGCGGCTCGGCCGGCCTGATGGCCGCCGACCTCGCCCCGACACCCACCTCCGGGATCACCGCCCAGCTCTGCGGCGACGCGCACGCGGCCAACTTCGGCCTGTACGGCGACGCCCGCGGGCAGCTGGTGATGGACATCAACGACTTCGACGAGACCGTGCCCGGCCCGTGGGAGTGGGACCTCAAGCGGCTCGCCGCCAGCCTGGTACTGGCCGGCCGCGAGGTCGGGGCCGACGAGACCACCGCCCGCCAGGCCGCGTTCGACGCCGCCGGCTCGTACCGCCGCACCATGCGCGCGCTGGCCAAGCTGCCCGTCCTGGACGCCTGGAACGCCGTCGCCGACGACCAGCTGGTCTCGTTCGCGCAGGCGCACGACCTGGCCGACGCCCTGCAGAAGGTCGGCGCGAAGGCGCTGGGCAACACGAGCGCCAGGTTCGCGGCCAAGTCCACCGTCCGCGCGCAGGACGGCGGCCTGCGGTTCACCGCGGCGCCCCCGGTGCTCAGCGAGGTCCCGGACGCGACGGCCGCCGCGGTGGCCGCCGCGCTGGGCCCCTACGTCGGCACGGTACCCGCGGAGCTGCACCCGCTGCTCGCCCGCTACCGGGTGCAGGACGTGGCGTTCCGCGTGGTGGGCACCGGCAGCGTCGGCACCCGCTCGTACGTCGTGCTGCTGACCGACCACCGGGAGCAGCCGCTGGTGCTCCAGGTGAAGGAGGCCCGGCCGTCGGTCCTGCTGCCGCACCTGGCCCGCGCCGGGTACCCGGTGACCGCGCCGGAGGGCCACGAGGGCCGCCGGGTGGTCCTCGGCCAGAAGCGGATGCAGGTGGTCAGCGACACCCTGCTCGGCTGGACCACCGTGGACGGACTGCCCTACCAGGTACGGCAGTTCCGCAACCGCAAGGGCAGTGTGGACCCGGCGGCGCTGCTGCCCGCCCAGCTCGACGACTACGCCCGGATCACCGGCGCCCTGCTCGCCCGGGCCCATGCGCACACCGCCGACCCGGGCCTGATCACCGGCTACTGCGGCAAGAACGAGGAGCTGGACGAGGCGGTCGCCACCTTCGCGGTGGCGTACGCGGACCGGACCGAGGCGGACCACGCCGACCTGGTCACGGCCGTCCGGGCGGGCCGGCTCCCGGCCGAGCACGGCGTCTGA
- a CDS encoding MBL fold metallo-hydrolase, with the protein MTDTDPLTASRTPGTGWYVDDRCTNCDVARQLAPDLIRERDGRSEVVRPPRDEAELRQLYAAAHACPTRSVRLRGRPLDPARDPFPLALDEDLLLCGHNSQHTAGANAYLLRRPGGYLMVDTPRYAEPLAARYEALGPVTDVLLTHRDHAAHGRAYADRFGARLWIHEGDLDAAPDADRVLRGREPVEIAPGVVAHPFPGHTLGSVLYVADDRYCFSGDSFYWSRTTGDLEVADGVTWYSMEELAASLARGVGRLRFEWVLPGHGDRRRMPAGEAGRRLRALAERCAGLRTRPVDFVLRW; encoded by the coding sequence ATGACCGACACCGATCCCCTCACCGCGTCCAGGACCCCCGGAACGGGCTGGTACGTCGACGACCGCTGCACCAACTGCGACGTCGCCCGCCAGCTCGCCCCCGATCTGATCCGCGAGCGCGACGGCCGCTCCGAGGTCGTCCGCCCGCCCCGCGACGAGGCCGAGCTGCGGCAGCTGTACGCCGCCGCCCACGCCTGCCCCACCCGTTCCGTCCGCCTCCGCGGCCGGCCGCTCGACCCGGCACGGGACCCGTTCCCGCTCGCGCTCGACGAGGACCTGCTGCTGTGCGGCCACAACTCCCAGCACACCGCCGGCGCCAACGCGTACCTGCTGCGCCGGCCCGGCGGGTACCTGATGGTGGACACGCCCCGGTACGCCGAACCGCTGGCAGCCCGCTACGAGGCGCTCGGCCCGGTGACCGACGTGCTGCTCACCCATCGCGACCACGCGGCGCACGGCCGCGCGTACGCCGACCGGTTCGGCGCGCGGCTCTGGATCCACGAGGGGGACCTCGACGCCGCGCCCGACGCCGACCGGGTGCTGCGCGGCCGGGAACCCGTGGAGATCGCCCCCGGGGTCGTGGCCCACCCGTTCCCCGGGCACACCCTGGGCAGCGTCCTGTACGTGGCCGACGACCGGTACTGCTTCAGCGGCGACAGCTTCTACTGGTCGCGCACCACCGGCGACCTGGAGGTGGCCGACGGGGTCACCTGGTACTCGATGGAGGAGCTGGCGGCCTCGCTCGCCCGCGGCGTCGGGCGCCTGCGCTTCGAGTGGGTGCTTCCGGGGCACGGCGACCGGCGGCGGATGCCGGCCGGGGAGGCTGGCCGGCGGCTGCGGGCGCTGGCCGAGCGGTGCGCCGGGCTGCGGACGAGGCCGGTCGACTTCGTCCTGCGCTGGTAG
- a CDS encoding protein kinase domain-containing protein, whose protein sequence is MNADGSDARLIDGRFELLQRLGGGGMGLVWRARDNALHREVALKEVRPPDPAMAAANPEDALELRERVLREARSLARLQHPNVVIIHHIVDTADHPHPWLVMELVTGGSLADRLSRGPLTVPEAARIGRGVLSALRAAHAAGIQHRDVKPGNVLLRPDGTPVLTDFGIAAMQGATALTSTGALIGSPEYIAPERIRGAEGNPSSDLWSLGMMLYVAVEGHHPLRRATTLATLAAVLDEPLPPPARAGQLAPVLAAVLARDPAVRPNAEQLDQALAAAEAGAAPGPAGGPVAWSPTGLDLPRPAATPWPGADPAMNAWTGSAPGSAPGTGGGPGGPGYDSGSGAGPGYGHGYGYGAAPADTFGHPGEAGPGRPGFPGHPVDAVPADAVPTGATTHGPAAPVPRGGRARAVTLSVVAVALAGALTWTLLPDSGAENDAGAAPGPSVSGPAATGSTGPTTPAAASTAPEPAAAPSVTAKTAPPSAVPPDFLTPAGVRTTVEAFRPSLADSKITQLTVYPTYASAEGPTAADPTVFDRLNYRDGKVTRTPGGTMTSRQKTVDLRSYDWDIIPALLQKAQDTLNVPNPTSRYLIIGPDSSDGTPSIKVYLSGEYGGGYLSADTKGTVKRSFPRGS, encoded by the coding sequence ATGAACGCTGACGGGTCGGACGCACGGCTCATCGACGGCCGGTTCGAGCTGCTGCAACGACTCGGCGGCGGAGGCATGGGCCTGGTCTGGCGCGCCCGGGACAACGCGCTCCACCGCGAGGTGGCGCTCAAGGAGGTCCGCCCGCCCGACCCGGCGATGGCGGCCGCCAACCCCGAGGACGCGTTGGAGCTGCGCGAGCGGGTGCTCCGCGAGGCGCGCTCCCTGGCGCGGCTCCAGCACCCGAACGTGGTGATCATCCATCACATCGTCGACACCGCCGACCATCCGCACCCCTGGCTCGTGATGGAGCTGGTCACCGGCGGCAGCCTCGCCGACCGGCTCTCCCGCGGCCCGCTCACCGTGCCCGAGGCGGCCCGGATCGGCCGCGGTGTGCTCTCCGCCCTGCGCGCCGCCCACGCCGCCGGCATCCAGCACCGCGACGTCAAGCCCGGGAACGTACTGCTGCGCCCGGACGGCACGCCCGTCCTCACCGACTTCGGCATCGCCGCCATGCAGGGCGCCACCGCCCTCACCAGCACCGGGGCCCTGATCGGCTCGCCCGAGTACATCGCCCCCGAGCGGATCCGCGGGGCGGAGGGCAACCCGTCGTCCGACCTGTGGTCGCTCGGCATGATGCTGTACGTCGCGGTCGAGGGCCACCACCCGCTGCGCCGCGCCACCACGCTCGCCACCCTCGCGGCCGTCCTGGACGAGCCGCTGCCGCCGCCGGCGCGGGCGGGGCAGCTCGCCCCGGTGCTGGCGGCCGTGCTCGCCAGGGATCCGGCGGTCCGTCCGAACGCGGAGCAGCTCGACCAGGCGCTCGCAGCCGCGGAGGCCGGGGCCGCCCCGGGCCCGGCCGGCGGTCCGGTGGCCTGGTCGCCGACGGGTCTGGACCTCCCGCGGCCCGCGGCGACCCCGTGGCCCGGTGCCGACCCGGCGATGAACGCCTGGACCGGATCCGCGCCCGGATCCGCCCCCGGCACCGGGGGCGGTCCCGGCGGTCCCGGGTACGACAGCGGCTCCGGCGCCGGTCCCGGGTACGGCCACGGGTACGGCTACGGCGCCGCCCCGGCCGACACGTTCGGTCACCCCGGGGAAGCCGGGCCGGGCCGCCCCGGCTTCCCCGGGCACCCGGTCGACGCGGTCCCGGCGGACGCCGTCCCGACCGGCGCGACCACGCACGGCCCGGCGGCCCCGGTGCCTCGGGGCGGGCGGGCGCGGGCGGTCACCCTCTCGGTCGTCGCCGTCGCACTGGCGGGTGCCCTCACCTGGACCCTCCTGCCCGACTCGGGCGCCGAGAACGACGCGGGCGCCGCCCCGGGCCCGTCGGTGTCCGGCCCGGCGGCGACCGGCAGCACGGGCCCCACCACCCCCGCCGCCGCGTCGACCGCGCCCGAGCCGGCAGCCGCCCCGTCGGTGACGGCCAAGACCGCGCCCCCGTCCGCCGTCCCCCCGGACTTCCTCACCCCGGCCGGGGTCCGCACGACGGTCGAGGCCTTCCGCCCGTCGCTGGCGGATTCCAAGATCACCCAGCTCACGGTCTACCCCACCTACGCGAGCGCCGAGGGGCCGACCGCGGCCGACCCGACGGTGTTCGACCGGCTCAACTACCGCGACGGCAAGGTCACCCGCACCCCGGGCGGCACCATGACGTCCCGTCAGAAGACCGTCGACCTGCGGAGCTACGACTGGGACATCATCCCGGCCCTGCTCCAGAAGGCCCAGGACACCCTCAACGTCCCCAACCCGACCAGCCGTTACCTCATCATCGGTCCGGACAGCTCCGACGGCACGCCCAGCATCAAGGTCTACCTGTCCGGCGAGTACGGCGGCGGCTACCTCTCCGCCGACACCAAGGGCACCGTGAAGCGGTCGTTCCCGCGCGGCAGTTGA
- a CDS encoding MFS transporter, whose amino-acid sequence MSRPSNRLTFGVLATGAGVFALLQSLITPALPTVQHAMNTSQATVTWVMTAYLLSASIFTPILGRVGDLVGKKRTLVAALGALLVGCLVAALAPNITVLIIARVIQGIAGALFPLSFGIIRDEFPASRVATGISNLSAVIAVGSGLGMVLAGPIVGALDYRWLFWFPVIIVAVTAVIAQRYVPESPKRAEGAGGAGSVNWLGAVLLSGWLVALLLPISQASKWGWGSNGVIGLLVAAVVLFGLWTLVEARSRNPLIDLRIMRLPAVWTTNTAALLFGGGMYAVWAFLPGFAQTPTSAGYGFGSSITGAGLLMLPMLVTMFVAGILSGRLAGRFPAKAQLTAGAVFGSAACAMLAAWHDRPWQVALAAGVFGLGIGLAFASMSNLIVQSVPAAQTGAATGMNANIRTIGGSIGAALMTSLVTGHLQPSGHPYESGYTHGFALLAAFCLAAAVAALLVPARRPAPFVIGGPAAADPVAGAPARPEAVRS is encoded by the coding sequence ATGAGCCGCCCGTCCAATCGCCTCACCTTCGGCGTCCTCGCGACCGGCGCGGGCGTGTTCGCCCTGCTCCAGTCGCTGATCACGCCCGCCCTGCCCACCGTCCAGCACGCGATGAACACCTCGCAGGCGACCGTCACCTGGGTGATGACCGCCTACCTGCTCTCCGCCTCGATCTTCACACCGATCCTCGGCCGGGTGGGCGACCTGGTCGGCAAGAAGCGCACCCTGGTCGCCGCGCTCGGCGCGCTCCTGGTGGGCTGCCTGGTCGCCGCCCTGGCTCCCAACATCACCGTCCTGATCATCGCCCGGGTCATCCAGGGCATCGCCGGCGCACTCTTCCCGCTGTCCTTCGGCATCATCCGCGACGAGTTCCCCGCCTCCCGGGTGGCGACCGGCATCAGCAACCTGTCCGCCGTCATCGCGGTGGGCAGCGGCCTCGGCATGGTCCTGGCCGGACCGATCGTCGGCGCGCTGGACTACCGCTGGCTCTTCTGGTTCCCGGTGATCATCGTCGCCGTCACCGCCGTGATCGCCCAGCGCTACGTCCCGGAGTCGCCCAAGCGCGCCGAGGGCGCCGGCGGCGCGGGCAGTGTCAACTGGCTCGGCGCCGTCCTCCTCTCCGGCTGGCTGGTGGCCCTGCTGCTGCCCATCAGCCAGGCCTCGAAGTGGGGTTGGGGCTCCAACGGGGTGATCGGCCTGCTGGTCGCGGCCGTCGTCCTCTTCGGCCTCTGGACCCTGGTCGAGGCCCGCTCGCGCAACCCGCTGATCGACCTGCGGATCATGCGCCTCCCGGCGGTCTGGACGACCAACACCGCCGCCCTGCTCTTCGGCGGCGGCATGTACGCGGTCTGGGCCTTCCTCCCCGGCTTCGCGCAGACGCCGACCTCGGCCGGCTACGGCTTCGGGTCGAGCATCACCGGCGCGGGGCTGCTGATGCTGCCCATGCTGGTCACCATGTTCGTGGCCGGGATCCTCAGCGGGCGCCTCGCCGGCCGGTTCCCCGCCAAGGCCCAGCTGACCGCGGGCGCCGTCTTCGGCTCGGCCGCCTGCGCGATGCTCGCCGCCTGGCACGACCGGCCGTGGCAGGTCGCCCTGGCGGCGGGGGTCTTCGGGCTCGGCATCGGCCTCGCCTTCGCCTCGATGAGCAACCTCATCGTCCAGAGCGTGCCCGCCGCGCAGACCGGCGCGGCCACCGGCATGAACGCCAACATCCGCACCATCGGCGGCTCCATCGGCGCCGCGCTGATGACCAGCCTGGTCACCGGCCACCTGCAGCCCTCCGGCCACCCCTACGAATCGGGCTACACCCACGGGTTCGCCCTGCTCGCCGCCTTCTGCCTGGCGGCGGCCGTCGCCGCCCTGCTCGTCCCGGCCCGTCGGCCCGCACCGTTCGTGATCGGCGGCCCGGCCGCCGCCGACCCGGTCGCGGGCGCGCCGGCCCGGCCGGAGGCGGTCCGGAGCTGA
- a CDS encoding TetR/AcrR family transcriptional regulator gives MTEQVVVGEFVAAQRPRRADAARNFDALLVAAREAFAEHGAEASLEDIARRAGVGIGTLYRNFPTRRHLFETVYANEVNELSLAAGELSGESPWEALTGWLRRFVAYTLTKRAIREALEGEESDIFLACRQSMFDASAPLLRRAQDAGVARADMSIDDLLRLVSGVSSVAFPDEEQRDRVLAIALDGVRTTA, from the coding sequence GTGACGGAACAGGTCGTGGTCGGCGAGTTTGTGGCGGCCCAGCGCCCGCGCCGCGCCGATGCCGCGCGCAACTTCGACGCGCTGCTGGTCGCCGCCCGCGAGGCCTTCGCCGAGCACGGCGCCGAGGCCTCGCTGGAGGACATCGCCCGGCGGGCCGGCGTCGGCATCGGCACCCTCTACCGCAACTTCCCCACCCGTCGGCACCTCTTCGAGACGGTCTACGCCAACGAGGTCAATGAACTGAGCCTGGCCGCAGGGGAGTTGTCGGGCGAGTCGCCCTGGGAGGCGCTGACCGGCTGGCTGCGCAGGTTCGTCGCCTACACCCTGACCAAGCGGGCGATCCGCGAGGCGCTGGAGGGGGAGGAGTCGGACATCTTCCTGGCCTGCCGGCAGTCGATGTTCGACGCGAGCGCACCGCTGCTCAGGCGCGCGCAGGACGCGGGGGTGGCGCGGGCGGACATGTCCATCGACGACCTGCTGCGCCTCGTCTCGGGTGTCAGCTCGGTCGCGTTCCCCGACGAGGAACAGCGCGACCGCGTCCTGGCCATCGCCCTGGACGGCGTGCGGACCACCGCCTGA
- the ddaH gene encoding dimethylargininase, which yields MPNRTPERTARPRRYLMCRPTHFTVDYAINPWMDPARPTDTELAVRQWERLCSIYRRLGHTVELIEPVPGLPDMVYTANGATVLDGRALVATFRHPERAGESDAHEAWFRSAGYREVHRAGHVNEGEGDHLVVGRRVLAGTGFRTDPAAHAEARALFGVQVLGLTLVDPRFYHLDTALAVLGDDHVMYYPEAFTPDSQALLRSLYPDAILADRADAEVFGLNAVSDGRRVLLPEAAKALAGRLAEHGYEPVPVDVSELLKGGGGAKCCTLELRPA from the coding sequence ATGCCGAACCGAACCCCGGAGCGCACCGCGAGGCCGCGGCGCTACCTGATGTGCCGGCCGACGCACTTCACCGTCGACTACGCGATCAACCCCTGGATGGACCCGGCCCGACCGACCGACACCGAGCTCGCCGTCCGCCAGTGGGAGCGGCTCTGTTCGATCTACCGGCGGCTCGGCCACACCGTCGAGCTGATCGAGCCGGTGCCGGGCCTGCCCGACATGGTCTACACCGCCAACGGGGCCACCGTCCTGGACGGCCGGGCCCTGGTCGCGACCTTCCGGCACCCCGAGCGGGCCGGCGAGTCCGACGCCCACGAGGCGTGGTTCCGGTCCGCCGGCTACCGCGAGGTCCACCGGGCCGGGCACGTCAACGAGGGGGAGGGCGACCACCTGGTGGTGGGCCGCCGGGTGCTGGCCGGCACCGGGTTCCGTACCGATCCGGCGGCGCACGCCGAGGCCCGGGCCCTGTTCGGGGTCCAGGTGCTCGGCCTGACCCTGGTCGACCCGCGCTTCTACCACCTGGACACCGCGCTCGCCGTCCTCGGCGACGACCACGTCATGTACTACCCGGAGGCCTTCACGCCCGACAGCCAGGCGCTGCTGCGCAGCCTCTACCCCGACGCGATCCTCGCCGACCGCGCGGACGCCGAGGTGTTCGGCCTCAACGCGGTCTCGGACGGGCGGCGGGTCCTGCTGCCGGAGGCCGCCAAGGCGCTGGCCGGCCGGCTGGCCGAGCACGGCTACGAACCGGTGCCGGTGGACGTCTCCGAGCTGCTCAAGGGCGGCGGCGGCGCCAAGTGCTGCACCCTGGAGCTGCGGCCGGCCTGA
- a CDS encoding ribosomal maturation YjgA family protein — translation MGELRGSGGVRAVAGVAAVLVVGAGLGVRAVGGGEFAKYAGDALYTVLVYALVVLVAPRLRPVAAGAVAAGLSWAVELFQLTGVPDDLARRSTVARLVLGSTFNAPDLCWYLVGAAAAGLLHAGAARLVRSASVGRGTAPGRA, via the coding sequence ATGGGTGAGCTTCGGGGGAGTGGCGGGGTCCGGGCGGTGGCCGGGGTGGCGGCGGTGCTGGTAGTGGGGGCCGGGCTCGGGGTGCGGGCGGTCGGCGGGGGCGAGTTCGCCAAGTACGCGGGCGACGCGCTGTACACGGTGCTGGTGTACGCCCTGGTGGTGCTCGTCGCGCCGCGGCTGCGTCCGGTGGCCGCCGGTGCGGTGGCGGCGGGGCTGAGCTGGGCGGTGGAGCTGTTCCAGCTCACCGGCGTCCCCGACGACCTGGCGCGGCGCAGCACGGTGGCCCGGCTGGTGCTCGGGTCCACCTTCAACGCGCCGGACCTCTGCTGGTACCTGGTCGGCGCGGCGGCCGCCGGGCTGCTGCACGCGGGGGCGGCCCGGCTGGTGCGGTCCGCTTCCGTGGGGAGGGGGACCGCACCCGGCCGGGCCTGA